A single window of Silurus meridionalis isolate SWU-2019-XX chromosome 11, ASM1480568v1, whole genome shotgun sequence DNA harbors:
- the LOC124393688 gene encoding C-C motif chemokine 19-like yields MVRNSVTVQAAALLLFALLFICWNSAGATDGVPDCCLVTVNKKIPHNLVKSYYVQTHETGCRVLATVFVTRKGKHLCAPPATNNNWVKKLIIKLNKKSNKRKEQ; encoded by the exons ATGGTGAGAAACAGTGTGACGGTGCAGGCAGCTGCTCTcctgctgtttgctttgctcTTCATCTGCTGGAACTCTGCAGGAG CCACCGACGGAGTGCCAGACTGCTGTTTAGTGACTGTGAACAAGAAAATCCCACACAACCTGGTGAAGTCTTACTATGTTCAGACCCATGAGACAGGCTGCAGAGTGCTGGCTACAGT gTTCGTCACGAGGAAAGGCAAACACCTGTGCGCACCTCCCGCAACAAACAACAACTGGGTTAAAAAGCTGATCattaaactgaacaaaaaatcaaacaaac gaaaggagcagtag